One region of Solea senegalensis isolate Sse05_10M linkage group LG14, IFAPA_SoseM_1, whole genome shotgun sequence genomic DNA includes:
- the prg4b gene encoding proteoglycan 4b, with product MSPTVLCASFFLACALTLSAAQTSCRGRCGAEYYRGYMCQCDYNCLSYGECCKDYESQCTTRNSCKGRCGETFRRGRLCNCDMDCVKYKQCCPDYKSHCDAEESNLSEAEEQHFAVSEGSDTDVIGQILPNDDFSNSGLEEANPFPDSTSGFGLSTAELLVQETTDPTLEPNTLEFSPETGTGFTQTEMTPTQADDSTSTALSTAPPDVSDPLISTSAGTTSPESTTAADHITSQPPVTSFAQTQVSPTTASSPETNVPTTAQPQDDFVAETQKTNPNEASSDTPDVTTPPINTSPSTGATQDNTEQDTSISASSTQDLTSNSDATTSNPSTGATPDNTEQDTSPVTSIPASSTQDLTSIPDATTSNPEHHVTENISEDTTASALSVLADAEHPSSTVSPEEPVSDLDALTTRVPSSSAAAQHDATDVSDVTPHVSTDDPLNVTPDHTEPQASDKTTSKPQTKPDPYNPPPTKPTEVKPENKPLVTAHTLNIDDSRGYQADDSNDSNLCSGRPVGAVTTLRNGTVVVFRGHYFWFLNRNREPGPARAITQVWGVPSPIDTAFTRCNCQGKTYIFKGSRYWRFENDVLDPDYPKVIETGFDGLRGHVTAALSVPEHKKRRESVYFFKRGGLVQRYSYQFGTSPTCGRKVQYAVYTVRNRMARQAVSLLGTPINIRTSWRGFPTTVTAAVSVPSTTEPDGYKYYVFSRSKSYNVRMDGERPVIAAPKVNTSPQSNSLFKCSKK from the exons ATGTCTCCCACAGTACTTTGTGCTAGCTTTTTCTTGGCATGTGCCTTGACATTGAGTGCTGCTCAAA CGAGCTGCAGAGGCCGATGTGGTGCCGAGTACTACAGAGGTTACATGTGCCAGTGTGATTACAACTGCCTGTCATATGGAGAATGCTGCAAAGACTACGAGTCCCAGTGCACCACAA GAAACTCGTGTAAAGGTCGTTGTGGAGAGACCTTCAGGAGAGGTCGCCTGTGTAACTGCGACATGGATTGCGTCAAATACAAACAGTGTTGCCCAGATTACAAGTCCCACTGTGATGCCGAGG AGTCAAATCTGAGTGAAGCTGAAGAGCAGCATTTTGCAGTCAGCGAGGGAAGCGATACAG ACGTGATCGGCCAGATTCTTCCAAATGACGACTTCTCCAACAGTGGACTGGAGGAGGCGAATCCGTTCCCTGACAGCACCAGTGGGTTTGGATTATCCACCGCTGAGCTGCTGGTTCAAGAGACCACTGATCCAACACTGGAACCAAACACTCTGGAGTTCAGTCCAGAGACAGGGACTGGTTTTACTCAGACAGAGATGACACCAACGCAGGCTGATGACAGCACCTCCACCGCTCTGAGCACAG CACCTCCAGATGTCAGTGATCCTCTCATCTCAACCAGCGCAGGAACAACCTCTCCTGAGTCCACAACTGCAGCTGACCACATCACTTCCCAGCCTCCTGTGACCTCCTTTGCCCAAACACAGGTTTCTCCTACTACAGCCAGCAGTCCAGAAACAAATGTGCCGACAACAGCACAACCCCAGGATGACTTTGTTGCTGAGACGCAGAAGACAAACCCAAATGAAGCCTCCTCTGATACACCAGATGTTACAACACCACCCATCAACACGTCACCATCTACAGGAGCCACACAAGACAACACTGAGCAGGACACCAGCATCTCTGCCTCGTCAACACAGGACTTGACCTCCAACTCGGATGCAACCACCTCAAACCCATCTACAGGAGCCACACCAGACAACACTGAGCAGGATACGTCTCCGGTTACTAGCATCCCTGCCTCGTCAACGCAGGACTTGACATCCATCCCAGATGCAACCACCTCAAACCCTGAACATCATGTCACTGAGAACATCTCAGAAGACACCACAGCAAGCGCTCTCTCTGTTCTGGCCGACGCTGAACACCCCTCCTCCACTGTTTCTCCAGAGGAGCCAGTTTCAGACCTCGATGCCCTGACGACTCGTGTTCCCTCCtcttcagctgcagcacagcatGATGCTACAGACGTTTCAGACGTTACACCACACGTGTCCACCGATGACCCACTGAACGTCACACCAGACCACACTGAGCCACAAGCATCTGACAAAACCACGTCAAAACCACAGACCAAACCTGACCCGTACAATCCGCCTCCAACTAAACCAACTGAGGTTAAACCAGAGAATAAGCCCCTGGTCACTGCACACACTCTAAATATAGATGATTCAAGAGGCTACCAAGCAG ATGACAGTAACGACTCAAACCTGTGCAGTGGGCGGCCGGTCGGTGCAGTTACCACACTGAGGAACGGTACAGTGGTGGTTTTCAGAG GGCACTACTTCTGgttcctgaacagaaacaggGAGCCAGGTCCGGCCAGAGCTATCACACAAGTATGGGGTGTCCCCTCCCCTATTGACACCGCCTTCACCCGCTGCAACTGCCAGGGCAAAACATATATTTTCAAG GGATCCCGGTACTGGAGGTTTGAAAACGATGTTTTGGACCCTGATTATCCTAAAGTCATTGAAACAGGCTTTGATGGGCTTCGGGGTCACGTGACAGCAGCTCTGTCTGTGCCTGAGCacaagaagaggagagagtCGGTCTATTTCTTCAAGAGAG GTGGACTTGTCCAGAGGTATTCATACCAGTTTGGCACCAGTCCAACATGTGGCAGAAAAGTCCAGTACGCAGTTTACACTGTGCGCAATCGAATGGCTCGACAAGCAG TGTCTCTTTTAGGCACACCCATCAACATCAGGACTTCATGGAGAGGCTTCCCCACCACTGTCACAGCTGCTGTGTCTGTCCCCAGTACCACAGAACCAGATGGATACAAGTACTACGTCTTCTCAAGAT CCAAGTCCTACAACGTCAGGATGGATGGGGAACGTCCCGTCATTGCTGCTCCTAAAGTCAACACGTCACCTCAGAGCAACAGcttgttcaaatgttcaaagaaataa